The window TTTTTTATCCACATGTCATAACTAGGATGATTCTCagaattcttagaaaaataggttggtccatatAATTATACAATAAGAATTTTACTAAACTAACTATAAATTCATTATTAGTgttctttattatttccttaaataaaaattacaaatttttttaatgtgattaaagtatatatgacaattaatagttttgaataataaagatttgataaaaaaaatagtgtatcttctatcatatttgtttactCAGTACACTATATATATGCACCATTTTTAATATGAGTGCAATTTTCTACTCAGTACACTATATATATGCACCATTTTTAAATTTAGAATCTATATAGTTTTACCATAATATCTAGTTTTTATACAAGAGTTAACTAAAAAATGTAATGTCATAAAAatgatcaatttttattttgtttttggctttgtaataattttttgataattGGCCCAACATGAAAATTTGATTCAAAATCAAGTTAATAATACAGCATGGTTCCACTttgtaaacttttatttttattgtttaactAATGAAAAAACGCGTTTACTTTCATTGGCTTTTGGTCGTCCCAAACCAAGAGAGGGTTCATTTTATAAATGGGACCTGCATAGTCTGAAGTCTGAACCTCATATCTTGTAAACCGAACAGGGCCGTCTAACAGCACGCGCAAGTGGAGCGGTCGAACAGGGCcccgaaatataaaaataaaaaatttaaagatttttcaaaatatatagataaattatggtaattttttttaaaaaaatttagacataatgctaaatttagaacttataattagaaaaatcagacaaaattattaaattttaaacttacgTGATAAAATGCacgattaatattttttttgaacagggcctaaaattaatttgagacgGCCCTGAAACCGAACCATGTCTTCTCGTGCCTctttcatcttcctcttcctttTCCTTTACTCCTTCCTCACTAGCTTCCGAGCTACTGCTGAAATTCCCATCTTTGTACACCATTATTGTCGAAATACGACAAGGTATACAGCGAACAGCATTTACTTCACCAATCTCAAAACACTTTGGTCCTCTCTCTCTTCCACCAACGCCTCATACTCCACCGGATTCCAAAACGCTACGGCCGGACAAGCTCGGGATATGATCACCGGACTTTTCCTCTGCCGGGGAGACGTCTCGCTGGAGGTTTGTCGTGACTGCGTCTCCTACTCCGTCAAAGATATCGTACGCAAGTGTCCGAATCAGAGAGAGGCCACTATCTATTACGATCAGTGTATGCTCAGATACTCTGACAGGAATATTTTCTCGAACGTCACACTCGATGACGGATTTATTATGTACAATGACCATTATGATATTCCATCTGCGGAACAAGCCCGTTTCGAAAACTTGGTGTTGACCACAATGATCGAACTTGCCTTTGAAGCAGCGAACAGCTCGCGACATTTCTGTACGAGAGAGACCAAGTGGAACGATTACCAGGATTTGTACGTCCTGGTTCAGTGCACTCCTGATCTGACGAGACAAGACTGTTTTAGATGTCTGGACCGTTCCATCAACGAATTGTATTTTTCAACTATTGGAGAGAGATATCTTTATCCTAGCTGTAATTCAAGGTACGAATTTTACAAGTTCTACAACGAAACACTGCTGCCTCCACCGCCCCTAGCTGCGCCTACTCCTCCAGTGTCATCTGCTCCACGGCCTAGTAAACTCTTTATTcttattctctttattttttttgtgacaaatcGTACTCTGCTTCTTTTGTCCTGATTTCTTGAAATTAGCAATACAATtagattttgaatttgttttctcCTTGTGATTGATTTTCTATTAAACAAATGGtattagtgtttcaaaaaaaaaaaaaaaattaaacaaatggTATTCTAAAAGCAGGGAAAGTTGGGAATTCAAATGTGTTAGCCATAGCCATCCTTGTGGCTATTATCATGGCTTTGCTACTTTCCATAGCTGGTTATTGTTTCTTTGCAAAGAGGAAAAAGAAGGCTTCTGATAATGCACCAGCTTTTTATGGTAAAATTTGAATGATTAACAGTCTTAATTGGGTTGATAGTGATTACTATCACTGATCAGtctcctttttcttttcctATTTTGTTTCTTACGGATTGCTACAACTTTGTGCACCAGGAGATGATATAACAACAATAGACTCGCTTCAACTTGATTACAGAACAATTCAAGCTGCAACAAATGATTATTCAGAGAATAATAAGATTGGTCGAGGTGGATTTGGAGAGGTTTACAAGGTACTGTTCGTGTTGAGCTCAGGATTTTACGggcataaaaaaataaaaatatttgctgatataatttttatttaaacttaaaTTTGTGTTACACAATTTATGATTATCAAAAATACAATCTCTCTcatgatatatataatatatattgaaataaaattatataaatttgaagtaataaaatttaatctaaATTTGcttataaatatgataaatg of the Brassica rapa cultivar Chiifu-401-42 chromosome A03, CAAS_Brap_v3.01, whole genome shotgun sequence genome contains:
- the LOC103861369 gene encoding cysteine-rich receptor-like protein kinase 15 isoform X2, which gives rise to MSSRASFIFLFLFLYSFLTSFRATAEIPIFVHHYCRNTTRYTANSIYFTNLKTLWSSLSSTNASYSTGFQNATAGQARDMITGLFLCRGDVSLEVCRDCVSYSVKDIVRKCPNQREATIYYDQCMLRYSDRNIFSNVTLDDGFIMYNDHYDIPSAEQARFENLVLTTMIELAFEAANSSRHFCTRETKWNDYQDLYVLVQCTPDLTRQDCFRCLDRSINELYFSTIGERYLYPSCNSRYEFYKFYNETLLPPPPLAAPTPPVSSAPRPRKVGNSNVLAIAILVAIIMALLLSIAGYCFFAKRKKKASDNAPAFYGDDITTIDSLQLDYRTIQAATNDYSENNKIGRGGFGEVYKGTFLNGTEVAVKRLSKSSGQGETEFKNEVVVVAKLQHRNLVKLMGFSLEREERILVYEYVPNKSLDYFLFDPTKKGKLCWTRRYKIIEGVARGMLYLHQDSRLTIIHRDLKASNILLDADMNPKIADFGMARIFGMDQTQENTNRIVGTYGYMSPEYAMHGQFSMKSDVYSFGVLVLEIMTGRKNSSFYERDGAHNLVTYAWRLWTNKTELDLVDPVIVYNCQKSEVVRCIHVGLLCVQEDPVERPTFSTILQMLTSNNVILPVPQQPGFVIQARPKRDLPDSDQSTMTKCATRSVGDASVTDLYPR
- the LOC103861369 gene encoding cysteine-rich receptor-like protein kinase 15 isoform X1; translation: MSSRASFIFLFLFLYSFLTSFRATAEIPIFVHHYCRNTTRYTANSIYFTNLKTLWSSLSSTNASYSTGFQNATAGQARDMITGLFLCRGDVSLEVCRDCVSYSVKDIVRKCPNQREATIYYDQCMLRYSDRNIFSNVTLDDGFIMYNDHYDIPSAEQARFENLVLTTMIELAFEAANSSRHFCTRETKWNDYQDLYVLVQCTPDLTRQDCFRCLDRSINELYFSTIGERYLYPSCNSRYEFYKFYNETLLPPPPLAAPTPPVSSAPRPTGKVGNSNVLAIAILVAIIMALLLSIAGYCFFAKRKKKASDNAPAFYGDDITTIDSLQLDYRTIQAATNDYSENNKIGRGGFGEVYKGTFLNGTEVAVKRLSKSSGQGETEFKNEVVVVAKLQHRNLVKLMGFSLEREERILVYEYVPNKSLDYFLFDPTKKGKLCWTRRYKIIEGVARGMLYLHQDSRLTIIHRDLKASNILLDADMNPKIADFGMARIFGMDQTQENTNRIVGTYGYMSPEYAMHGQFSMKSDVYSFGVLVLEIMTGRKNSSFYERDGAHNLVTYAWRLWTNKTELDLVDPVIVYNCQKSEVVRCIHVGLLCVQEDPVERPTFSTILQMLTSNNVILPVPQQPGFVIQARPKRDLPDSDQSTMTKCATRSVGDASVTDLYPR